In Zingiber officinale cultivar Zhangliang chromosome 6A, Zo_v1.1, whole genome shotgun sequence, a single genomic region encodes these proteins:
- the LOC121995305 gene encoding probable protein phosphatase 2C 27 yields the protein MAAEATVAAASVAATAAAALDVAIRLISEAVLMSIVSSVAGPSNAATPTSNPTGNRPVGSRLPGFDLGTLALISPVQGKTAFLAVFRSGSCSKIGQKSRMEDVHICIDNLVSHLGASVNFPSLVRILLSDTEIKQLVFAGFDGHGGSNAAYFVKNNILNYIIDDKDFP from the exons ATGGCAGCTGAGGCTACCGTCGCGGCAGCTTCAGTTGCTGCTACTGCCGCGGCAGCCTTGGATGTCGCGATAAGGCTAATCTCTGAAGCGGTGTTGATGTCCATAGTATCCTCTGTCGCCGGACCTTCCAACGCCGCCACACCGACCTCCAATCCCACCGGCAACCGTCCAGTGGGCTCTCGGCTACCT GGCTTCGATTTGGGGACTCTTGCTTTGATATCTCCTGTGCAAGGTAAGACTGCTTTCTTAGCTGTGTTCAGGTCTGGCAGTTGCTCAAAGATTGGGCAAAAGTCGAGAATGGAGGACGTGCATATCTGCATTGATAATTTAGTGAGTCATCTTGGAGCTTCTGTCAATTTCCCATCTCTTG TTAGAATTCTGTTGTCAGATACTGAGATAAAGCAATTAGTATTTGCAGGTTTTGACGGACATGGAGGATCTAATGCAGCTTACTTTGTGAAAAATAATATCCTCAATTACATAATTGACGACAAGGATTTCCCTTGA